One window of the Sebastes umbrosus isolate fSebUmb1 chromosome 1, fSebUmb1.pri, whole genome shotgun sequence genome contains the following:
- the atxn7l2a gene encoding ataxin-7-like protein 2a isoform X2 encodes MMAARERAVKVMAAVDRRVPSLEDFVGQSWTAWADWAGVTAAEGPDVDDCSKNGKKAAEAMSLSKEDMSIFGLYPGHDDFYLVVCSHCGQVVKPQAFEKHCERRHGPLSKLYARLRSPTPAPQPQQRPHHGHSPSHGTNAASASSWDGRGQGVGQPRAAPPSPSTPPQYRHSKNSKDGVRHSPLEKSSHSSHTESSVFKQPPPLEPSMSSPPPSLRDPPWPHGGTPPGRPSPSDRPPTPSQRKDSPLSSPLPSHRVPRPYNKVASKRECDLDKHCGVLDPDRKKVCTRLLTCNIHSIHQRRKVMGRTKNFDQLVAELKTKVREKGVQSLDGGSSTGRSPSPEAPREQAGAPHCRRPLASLPAFSRSTAMSESNSEEEKQRQDEGSLRAPSPLVHGRISSDESEAEAPEEPPEFPSSVAHPRPLAVCSFGSHALGHGIFTFDRRLHHLRSALSSMLEQHISTHLWKKIPQATDLQSPPSSTKTISSLSPSSVATTSSSSLHSKVRTGSQISSSLKTTSCSSSSSSRGPGRPVTAIQSENSGGSGGGSSSIGGVHLGSLGKPVAVRQAGTGRTKNPVGRPSKQMLKLREEAAAAAVVRKRKAPSQEGEHSGPDRNCILLQDRGRPPSAASSSSSSKPPISSPLPHGQTNGTLSPSSKPRPQPSPSESHSPAAKAVWTYRRTHTPLGHSSPPDLSSATNNSHSRGGVGDSGLHGPGSGRGFEHQGLVKKRKGGGMEEHSPSSKPSVHRLPSSSSSSATSSSSPRSNFYPWKDSKGGGLAGGVEKKLGTQKPKLHH; translated from the exons ATGATGGCGGCGCGTGAACGCGCAGTAAAAGTAATGGCTGCTGTGGATCGGCGGGTGCCTAGCCTCGAGGATTTCGTGGGTCAGAGCTGGACCGCCTGGGCCGACTGGGCCGGTGTGACAGCGGCGGAGG GGCCCGACGTGGACGACTGCAGCAAGAATGGCAAAAAGGCTGCAGAGGCCATGTCACTCAGTAAGGAGG ACATGTCCATCTTTGGCCTCTACCCCGGCCACGATGACTTCTACCTGGTGGTGTGCAGCCACTGCGGCCAAGTAGTGAAGCCGCAGGCGTTCGAAAAGCACTGCGAGCGACGACACGGCCCCCTGTCCAAGCTGTACGCCCGACTGCGCTCTCCCACCCCCGCACCCCAGCCACAGCAGAGGCCTCACCACGGCCATTCTCCTTCCCATGGGACCAATGCTGCTTCCGCCTCATCCTGGGATGGTCGTGGCCAGGGGGTCGGGCAGCCACGGGCAGCCCCACCTTCGCCTTCCACTCCACCTCAATACAGACACTCCAAGAACTCCAAGGATGGAGTACG ACATTCCCCGCTGGAGAAGTCCTCCCACAGCAGTCACACAGAGTCATCGGTATTCAAGCAGCCGCCACCTCTGGAGCCCTCGATGAGCTCTCCACCTCCGTCACTCAGAGATCCGCCCTGGCCGCATGGAGGCACCCCGCCTGGCAGGCCCTCGCCCAGTGACCGGCCCCCCACCCCGAGCCAGAGGAAGGACTCCCCTCTGTCCTCTCCATTGCCGAGCCACCGCGTCCCCAGACCCTACAACAAAGTGGCCTCCA AGAGGGAGTGTGACTTGGACAAACACTGCGGCGTCCTCGACCCCGACAGGAAGAAGGTCTGCACTCGCCTCCTGACATGCAAT ATCCACTCGATCCACCAGCGAAGGAAAGTGATGGGCCGCACCAAGAACTTTGACCAGCTAGTGGCGGAACTGAAGACCAAGGTTCGTGAGAAAGGGGTCCAATCCCTGGATGGAGGCTCCTCTACCGGCCGATCCCCCAGCCCGGAGGCCCCCAGGGAGCAGGCTGGggctccacactgcaggagaccTCTGGCCAGTCTCCCTGCTTTCAG tcGGTCTACTGCCATGTCGGAGAGCAactcagaggaggagaagcagcggCAGGATGAGGGGAGTCTCCGAGCTCCCTCGCCTCTGGTACACGGACGAATCTCCAGCGATGAAAGTGAAGCAGAGGCACCCGAGGAGCCCCCGGAGTTCCCATCTTCTGTTGCACATCCCAGACCACTAGCG GTATGTTCATTTGGCAGCCATGCACTGGGTCACGGCATCTTCACGTTTGACAGGAGACTTCATCACCTGCGGTCGGCTCTCAGCAGCATGCTGGAGCAGCACATCAGCACCCATCTTTGGAA GAAAATACCTCAAGCCACAGACCTTCAATCTCCACCTTCCTCAACCAAGACCATCTCTTCCTTGTCTCCCTCGTCCGTAGCCaccacttcctcctcttcattacATTCTAAGGTCCGCACAGGAAGTCAAATCAGCTCCTCCCTCAAAACCACAtcctgttcctcctcttctAGTAGTCGTGGTCCAGGTAGACCCGTGACAGCCATACAATCAGAGAACTCCGGGggcagcggcggcggcagcagcagcatcggGGGCGTCCATCTGGGGTCTCTGGGTAAGCCCGTGGCGGTGCGTCAGGCGGGTACCGGGCGAACCAAGAACCCCGTGGGGCGTCCCAGCAAGCAGATGCTGAAGCTGCGAGAGGAGGCCGCTGCTGCCGCTGTCGTCCGCAAACGTAAAGCCCCGTCCCAGGAAGGGGAGCACTCAGGCCCCGACAGGAACTGCATCCTCCTCCAGGACAGGGGCCGCCCACCTTCGGCCgcctcttcctcatcttcttctAAACCCCCCATTTCCTCGCCTCTCCCACACGGACAAACCAATGGCACGCTTTCCCCCAGCAGCAAACCCCGCCCCCAGCCCTCCCCGTCAGAATCCCATTCACCAGCCGCCAAGGCGGTCTGGACCTACAGACGGACACACACCCCTCTGGGCCATTCATCACCCCCAGATCTCTCCTCCGCCACCAACAACTCCCACAGCAGGGGCGGCGTGGGGGACTCAGGACTGCACGGGCCGGGCAGCGGTAGGGGCTTTGAGCACCAGGGACTTGTGAAGAAACGCAAGGGGGGAGGCATGGAGGAGCATTCGCCGTCATCCAAACCCTCAGTGCACCGcctaccctcctcctcttccagctccgccacctcttcctcctctccacgctCGAACTTTTACCCCTGGAAGGACAGCAAAGGCGGGGGGCTGGCTGGGGGCGTGGAGAAGAAACTGGGCACACAGAAG CCAAAACTGCACCATTAA
- the atxn7l2a gene encoding ataxin-7-like protein 2a isoform X1: protein MMAARERAVKVMAAVDRRVPSLEDFVGQSWTAWADWAGVTAAEGPDVDDCSKNGKKAAEAMSLSKEDMSIFGLYPGHDDFYLVVCSHCGQVVKPQAFEKHCERRHGPLSKLYARLRSPTPAPQPQQRPHHGHSPSHGTNAASASSWDGRGQGVGQPRAAPPSPSTPPQYRHSKNSKDGVRHSPLEKSSHSSHTESSVFKQPPPLEPSMSSPPPSLRDPPWPHGGTPPGRPSPSDRPPTPSQRKDSPLSSPLPSHRVPRPYNKVASTEMLCVSSERECDLDKHCGVLDPDRKKVCTRLLTCNIHSIHQRRKVMGRTKNFDQLVAELKTKVREKGVQSLDGGSSTGRSPSPEAPREQAGAPHCRRPLASLPAFSRSTAMSESNSEEEKQRQDEGSLRAPSPLVHGRISSDESEAEAPEEPPEFPSSVAHPRPLAVCSFGSHALGHGIFTFDRRLHHLRSALSSMLEQHISTHLWKKIPQATDLQSPPSSTKTISSLSPSSVATTSSSSLHSKVRTGSQISSSLKTTSCSSSSSSRGPGRPVTAIQSENSGGSGGGSSSIGGVHLGSLGKPVAVRQAGTGRTKNPVGRPSKQMLKLREEAAAAAVVRKRKAPSQEGEHSGPDRNCILLQDRGRPPSAASSSSSSKPPISSPLPHGQTNGTLSPSSKPRPQPSPSESHSPAAKAVWTYRRTHTPLGHSSPPDLSSATNNSHSRGGVGDSGLHGPGSGRGFEHQGLVKKRKGGGMEEHSPSSKPSVHRLPSSSSSSATSSSSPRSNFYPWKDSKGGGLAGGVEKKLGTQKPKLHH from the exons ATGATGGCGGCGCGTGAACGCGCAGTAAAAGTAATGGCTGCTGTGGATCGGCGGGTGCCTAGCCTCGAGGATTTCGTGGGTCAGAGCTGGACCGCCTGGGCCGACTGGGCCGGTGTGACAGCGGCGGAGG GGCCCGACGTGGACGACTGCAGCAAGAATGGCAAAAAGGCTGCAGAGGCCATGTCACTCAGTAAGGAGG ACATGTCCATCTTTGGCCTCTACCCCGGCCACGATGACTTCTACCTGGTGGTGTGCAGCCACTGCGGCCAAGTAGTGAAGCCGCAGGCGTTCGAAAAGCACTGCGAGCGACGACACGGCCCCCTGTCCAAGCTGTACGCCCGACTGCGCTCTCCCACCCCCGCACCCCAGCCACAGCAGAGGCCTCACCACGGCCATTCTCCTTCCCATGGGACCAATGCTGCTTCCGCCTCATCCTGGGATGGTCGTGGCCAGGGGGTCGGGCAGCCACGGGCAGCCCCACCTTCGCCTTCCACTCCACCTCAATACAGACACTCCAAGAACTCCAAGGATGGAGTACG ACATTCCCCGCTGGAGAAGTCCTCCCACAGCAGTCACACAGAGTCATCGGTATTCAAGCAGCCGCCACCTCTGGAGCCCTCGATGAGCTCTCCACCTCCGTCACTCAGAGATCCGCCCTGGCCGCATGGAGGCACCCCGCCTGGCAGGCCCTCGCCCAGTGACCGGCCCCCCACCCCGAGCCAGAGGAAGGACTCCCCTCTGTCCTCTCCATTGCCGAGCCACCGCGTCCCCAGACCCTACAACAAAGTGGCCTCCA CTGAGATGCTCTGTGTTTCCTCAGAGAGGGAGTGTGACTTGGACAAACACTGCGGCGTCCTCGACCCCGACAGGAAGAAGGTCTGCACTCGCCTCCTGACATGCAAT ATCCACTCGATCCACCAGCGAAGGAAAGTGATGGGCCGCACCAAGAACTTTGACCAGCTAGTGGCGGAACTGAAGACCAAGGTTCGTGAGAAAGGGGTCCAATCCCTGGATGGAGGCTCCTCTACCGGCCGATCCCCCAGCCCGGAGGCCCCCAGGGAGCAGGCTGGggctccacactgcaggagaccTCTGGCCAGTCTCCCTGCTTTCAG tcGGTCTACTGCCATGTCGGAGAGCAactcagaggaggagaagcagcggCAGGATGAGGGGAGTCTCCGAGCTCCCTCGCCTCTGGTACACGGACGAATCTCCAGCGATGAAAGTGAAGCAGAGGCACCCGAGGAGCCCCCGGAGTTCCCATCTTCTGTTGCACATCCCAGACCACTAGCG GTATGTTCATTTGGCAGCCATGCACTGGGTCACGGCATCTTCACGTTTGACAGGAGACTTCATCACCTGCGGTCGGCTCTCAGCAGCATGCTGGAGCAGCACATCAGCACCCATCTTTGGAA GAAAATACCTCAAGCCACAGACCTTCAATCTCCACCTTCCTCAACCAAGACCATCTCTTCCTTGTCTCCCTCGTCCGTAGCCaccacttcctcctcttcattacATTCTAAGGTCCGCACAGGAAGTCAAATCAGCTCCTCCCTCAAAACCACAtcctgttcctcctcttctAGTAGTCGTGGTCCAGGTAGACCCGTGACAGCCATACAATCAGAGAACTCCGGGggcagcggcggcggcagcagcagcatcggGGGCGTCCATCTGGGGTCTCTGGGTAAGCCCGTGGCGGTGCGTCAGGCGGGTACCGGGCGAACCAAGAACCCCGTGGGGCGTCCCAGCAAGCAGATGCTGAAGCTGCGAGAGGAGGCCGCTGCTGCCGCTGTCGTCCGCAAACGTAAAGCCCCGTCCCAGGAAGGGGAGCACTCAGGCCCCGACAGGAACTGCATCCTCCTCCAGGACAGGGGCCGCCCACCTTCGGCCgcctcttcctcatcttcttctAAACCCCCCATTTCCTCGCCTCTCCCACACGGACAAACCAATGGCACGCTTTCCCCCAGCAGCAAACCCCGCCCCCAGCCCTCCCCGTCAGAATCCCATTCACCAGCCGCCAAGGCGGTCTGGACCTACAGACGGACACACACCCCTCTGGGCCATTCATCACCCCCAGATCTCTCCTCCGCCACCAACAACTCCCACAGCAGGGGCGGCGTGGGGGACTCAGGACTGCACGGGCCGGGCAGCGGTAGGGGCTTTGAGCACCAGGGACTTGTGAAGAAACGCAAGGGGGGAGGCATGGAGGAGCATTCGCCGTCATCCAAACCCTCAGTGCACCGcctaccctcctcctcttccagctccgccacctcttcctcctctccacgctCGAACTTTTACCCCTGGAAGGACAGCAAAGGCGGGGGGCTGGCTGGGGGCGTGGAGAAGAAACTGGGCACACAGAAG CCAAAACTGCACCATTAA